Sequence from the Clostridium botulinum genome:
TTAGATTTTTAAGAAACTTATTTTTATAAGTTTCTTTTTTGTTGCATAAATGGAATAATAGGAATATAATATAAAAAAACATATGAACAAATAAACATATGAACATGTAAACGGAGGAACTGTTATGAATAATGAAACTAATTTTGTAGAAAGCTGTAAATGTAATATTATACATGAAGATACAGTGATTAAGGTAAAAGACTCATTGCCACAAGAAGAAACATTGTATGATTTAGCTGAATTATTTAAAGTGTTTGGAGATTCTACAAGGATTAAAATAATATGTGCATTATTTGAATCTGAATTATGCGTTTGTGATATGGCAGCTCTTTTAGGTATGACTCAATCAGCTATATCTCATCAATTAAGAACATTAAAGTCAGCTAGGTTGGTTAAATTCAGAAGGCAAGGCAAAGTAATTTATTATTCATTAGACGATGAACATATAAAACATATATTTGATGAAGGATTTAAACATATTACTGAATAAGGGGGCGTAAATTAATTATGGAAAATGAAATTAAACTTTCACTTAAAGGCTTAGATTGTGCTAATTGTGCTAATAAAATTGAAAGAAAAGTTAATGATATGGAAGATGTTTATGAAGCTGATATGAATTTCTCATTAGGAAAATTAACAGTTAAATTGCATGAAAATAAGGATAGGGATAAAGTCTTTAATTTAATTAAAGATATAGTTAATAAATTGGAGCCAGACGTGATTGTAATTAATGAAAAAGATAATATTAGTTACAATTTAAATACTAATGAAACAAATCATAATAACAAGTGTAATAAAACATGCTGTAATCATGATAGCTGTTCATCTCACAATCATGAAAAACATCATGTACATTCCCACGATAATCAGGATAATTTTATAGAAACAGAGGAATGTGAACCAAATAGTAAAATAAAATTATTTGATAAAAAGAAATTTTTTTATGAAAATCAAATATTTATAATAGGATTAATCTTATATATAATAGCTGTTTTATTTAAAGAAAATAGCTATTTAAATATATCTATATTTGTTTTGAGTTATATTTTAATTGGTGGTGATGTATTAAAAACTGCATTTAATAATATTTTAATAGGTGAGATTTTTGATGAAAACTTTTTGATGACCATAGCAACAATAGGAGCATTAGCAATAGGTGAATATCCGGAAGCTGTTGGAGTTATGATGTTTTATAAAATAGGGGAGTTGTTTCAAGGATATGCAGTTAATAAATCAAGAAAATCTATAACATCACTTATGAATATACGTCCAGAATATGCAAATGTAATTACTGAATATGGGGAGAAAAGAGTATCTCCAGAAGAAGTTAATATTGATGAATTAATAGTTATAAAACCTGGGGAGAGAATACCTCTTGATGGCATAGTAGTAGAAGGAAAAGGAAGTGTAGATACATCTGCATTAACAGGGGAATCACTTCCTAGAGAAATAAATATAGATGATGAATTGTTATCAGGAAGTATAAATTTAAGCTCAGTTATAAAATTAAAGGTAACTAAAATTTTTAGTGAATCAACAGTATCTAAAATATTAAATTTAGTAGAAAATTCAAGTAGTAAAAAAGCAAAAACAGAGAAATTTATAACTAAATTTTCAAGACTATATACTCCAATAGTAGTATTTTTAGCAATAGCTGTTGCGATAATTCCTCCTATTATAATTTCAGGAGAAGTATTTTCAGACTGGATATATAGGGCACTAATCTTTTTAGTAATATCATGCCCTTGTGCATTAGTTATTTCTGTACCACTAGGACTGTTTGCAGGGATTGGAGGAGCATCTAAAAAGGGGATATTAATAAAGGGTGGAAATTATATTGAAGTTTTAAAAAATGTTGATACTATTGTGTTTGATAAAACAGGAACTTTAACAAAAGGAGTATTTAAAGTTACAGAAATTAATTCTATAGATATGAAAAAAGAAGATTTTTTAAGAATTGTGGCTTTAGGTGAAAGCTTCTCTACTCATCCAATTGCTCAATCAATAGTAAAAGAATTTAATGGGATTTTAGAAAAAAGATATGTAGAAAATTACCAAGAATTATCAGGACATGGAATAAAAGCTATAATTGAAGGGAAAAATGTTATATTAGGTAATTATAAGTTACTTGAGGATAATAACATTAATATAGAAAAAGTAGAAAAACCAGGAACGGTAGTATATGTTGTAATAAACAACAAGTATAGTGGAAATATAGTAATAGCAGATGAAATAAAAGAAGATTCAATTGAAGCAATTAATAAATTGAAAAATATTGGTATAAAGAAGACAGTAATGCTTACAGGAGATAATAAAATTGTAGCAAATAGTATTGGGAAAAGTATAGGGGTAGATGAGGTGAAAAGTGAACTTTTACCAAATGATAAAGTATTAGAAATTGAAAAATTAATATCTAGCAGTACTTCGAAAGGGAAAGTAATGTTCGTTGGTGATGGAATAAATGATGCACCAGTTCTTGCAAGAGCAGATATAGGTATAGCTATGGGAGGGATAGGATCTGATGCAGCTATAGAAGCGGCTGATGTTGTTTTAATGAAAGATAATCCTACAGCACTAGTTGATGCTATAAAGATAGCTAAGAAGACTAATGCTATATTATGGCAAAATATAATTTTTGCTCTTGGTGTAAAGGTGTTTGTATTAGTATTAGGTGCTTTAGGAATTGCAAATATGTGGGAGGCTGTATTTGCTGATGTAGGTGTTACTTTAATTGCTATATTAAATTCTATGAGAAGTTTAAAAAATTAATTAAATTAAAAAAATAGTTATATTTTATTGTAAATAATAAAATACTAATAAGAGCAGTTTTTATTATAGCTGCTCTTAAATTTTAAAAAAAATTAAATTAATATTGATATGTAAACATTTTTAATTTTTATAAAGTATAATTATTAAATATAAACCTAGAAAAAAATAAAATTTTATATTATGATAAAATATAGATGATTTTTATATTTGCTTATAGTCATATTAAAATAACATGATTTATAGGTGTTTAAAGGGTATTTTATAGGTGTTTTTAGTAAGTTATTAAAATAACATTTATTTTAGTAATGAGTATGTTAAAATAATATTTTATGAATATTTTAAAGTTTAAGTGTATCTTATATTACAATAATTAGTAATAAATTAGACTTTTAGAGAAGAGATTAAATATAAATAAAAATAAGGAGTAATGATATGGATAAAAATAAGAATATATCTATGGCAGTGATAAAGAGATTGCCTAAATATCATAGGTATCTTAATGAACTTATGAAAAATGATGTAGATAGAATATCGTCAAAAGAACTTGGAGAAAAGATAGGCTTTACAGCATCTCAAATAAGACAAGATTTAAATTGTTTTGGTGATTTTGGCCAACAAGGATATGGGTATAATGTTAAGGAGTTATATACACAAATTAATTCAATATTGGGATTAGATAAGGAATACAATGCTGTTTTGATTGGAGCAGGTAATATAGGTCAGGCAATAGCTAATTACAGTAGATTCGATAAGCTGGGAATTATGATAACAGCTATTTTTGATGCAAATCCTAAACTTATTGGAATAAAAATTAGGGATATTGAAATTAGAGATATTGACGAATTAGGAAGTTTCCTTAAATCTGATTCAGTTGATATAGGCGTTATATGTGTTCCTAAAAAAAGTGCACAAAAGGTTAGTGATGAGCTAGTCAATGGAGGAATAAGAGGAATTTGGAATTTTGCACCTATAGATTTGGTTGTTCCAGAAGATGTAAAAGTTGAAAATGTTCATTTAAGTGAGAGTGTATCTACATTAATTTATCAATTACATCAACAAAGATAAGGTGAGAATTTGAGGGGTTATATAAAAAATATGTTAATAATACAATATTTTATTGCAAATAATAATTATAAGTATTATAATTTAAGAAAAGAAAGATATTGATTGCATATTTTTTTGCAAGCAATTGTTAATATTATAACAATTGGCGACAATTGTTGACATGATAAGACTAATGTAAGCCTTTTATTTTTAAATTCAATTGTTAATATTATAACAATTTTAATTGAAAAATAAATTGCTGAGAATTATTTTAGAATTAATTTTTACCATATCTAAAATCTAAAAATACAAATTTATTTAAGTAAAAAATATAATTTAAATATATAAGTTTAAGGGAGGATTATAAAGATGGAATTAAAAAATGTAATTCTTGAAAAAGAAGGTCATTTAGCAATTGTGACAATTAATAGACCAAAAGCTTTAAATGCATTAAATTCAGAAACATTAACAGATTTAGACACAGTTTTAGAAAATTTAGAAAACGATAGCAATATATATGCAGTTATCTTAACTGGCTCAGGAGAAAAATCTTTTGTAGCTGGAGCTGATATATCAGAAATGAAAGATCTTAATGAAAAACAAGGTAGAGAATTTGGTGAATTAGGAAATAAAGTTTTCTTAAGATTAGAAAATTTAGACAAGCCTGTAATTGCAGCTATTTCAGGATTCGCTTTAGGTGGCGGATGTGAATTATCTATGGCATGCGATATAAGAATAGCTTCAGAAAAAGCAAAATTTGGACAACCAGAAGCAGGTCTTGGAATAACACCTGGCTTTGGTGGAACTCAAAGATTAGCTAGAATAGTTGGACTAGGAAAAGCTAAGGAAATGATTTATACATGCGATATAATCAAGGCAGAAGAGGCTTATAGAATAGGATTAGTTAATAAAGTAGTTTCATTAGAAAGTTTAATGGATGAAGCAAAAGCTATGGCTAACAAAATAATAGCAAATGCTCCAATAGCTGTTAAGCTTTGTAAGGATGCAATAAATAGAGGAATGCAAGTTGACATAGACAAAGCTGTGTTAATAGAAGCAGAAGATTTTGGAAAATGTTTTTCAAGTGAAGACCAAACAGAAGGTATGACTGCTTTCTTAGAAAGAAGAGAAAAGAATTTCCAAAATAAATAATTAAAATTAAGTTAAAAATCTAAAAAGGTTTTTATATAATTGATCATCAATAGAGTGTAATCAATAAGGAGGGTAATTTAATGAATTTCCAATTAACTAGAGAACAAGAATTAGTACAACAAATGGTTAGAGAATTCGCTGAAAACGAAGTAAAGCCAATTGCTGCTGAAGTGGATGAAACTGAAAGATTCCCAATGGAAAACGTTGAAAAAATGGGTAAAATAGGCATGATGGGTATACCATTTGCTAAAGAATTTGGAGGAGCAGGCGGAGATGTTCTTTCATATATAATGACAGTTGAAGAATTATCAAAAGTATGTGCAACAACAGGAGTTATAGTTTCAGCTCATACTTCATTATGTGCATCAGTAATAAATGAACATGGTACTCCAGATCAAAAAGCAAAATACTTACCAGAACTTTGTCAAGGTAAGAAAATCGGTGCTTTCGGTTTAACTGAACCGGGTGCTGGAACAGATGCTGCTGGACAACAAACAACAGCTGTATTAGATGGAGATCATTATGTATTAAACGGATCAAAAATCTTCATAACTAATGGTGGAGTTGCTGAAACTTTTATAATATTCGCTATGACTGATAAGAGCCAAGGAACTAAAGGAATTTCAGCTTTCATAGTTGAAAAATCTTTCCCAGGATTCTCAATTGGTAAATTAGAAGATAAAATGGGAATCAGAGGATCTTCTACTACTGAACTAGTAATGGAAGATTGTATAGTACCAAAAGAAAACTTAATCGGTAAAGAAGGTAAAGGATTTGGTATAGCAATGAAGACTCTTGATGGAGGAAGAATTGGTATAGCTGCTCAAGCTTTAGGTATCGCAGAAGGTGCTTTTGAAGAAGCTGTTAATTACATGAAAGAAAGAAAACAATTTAGAAGACCATTATCAGCTCAACAAGGTTTACAATGGTATATTGCTGAAATGGACGTTAAAATAGAAGCTGCAAGACATTTAGTATATAAAGCTGCTTGCAAGAAACAAAATGGACAACCATACTCAGTAGATGCTGCAAGAGCTAAATTATTTGCTGCAGAAGTTGCAATGGATGTTACAACTAAAGCAGTTCAAATCTTTGGTGGATATGGTTACACTAAAGATTATCCAGTAGAAAGAATGATGAGAGATGCTAAGATAACTGAAATTTATGAAGGAACTTCAGAAGTTCAAAAAATGGTTATCGCAGGAAGCATTTTAAGATAGATAGGGAGGACTTTAGAATGAATATAGTAGTTTGTGTAAAACAAGTTCCAGATACTACAGCTGTAAAGATTGATCCTAAAACTGGTACATTAATAAGAGATGGTGTTCCATCAATTATGAATCCAGAAGATAAGCACGCTTTAGAAGGTGCATTACAATTAAAAGAAACTTTAGGTGCAAAGGTAACTGTTATAAGCATGGGCCTTCCAATGGCTAAGGCTACATTAAGAGAAGCACTATGTATGGGAGCTGACGAAGCTATCCTATTAACAGACAGAGCATTAGGTGGAGCAGATACTTTAGCTACTTCAAAAGCATTAGCAGGAGTTATAGCTAAATTAGATTACGATCTAGTATTTGCAGGAAGACAAGCTATAGATGGAGATACTGCTCAAGTTGGACCAGAAATAGCTGAACATTTAAATATTCCTCAAGTTACTTATGTTCAAGGCGTTGAAGCTAAGGGAGAAGGAACTTTATTAGTAAATAGAGCATTAGAAGATGGATATGAAAAGATTGAAATAAAAACTCCATGTCTATTAACTGCAATTGAAGAATTAAATGAAGCAAGATACATGAATGTTGCTAACATATTCTCAACTAACGACAATGAAATCAAAGTTATGAGCGCAGGTGATATAGATGTAGATAAGGCTGAATTAGGACTTAAGGGTTCACCTACAAAGGTTAAAAAGTCAATGACTAAAGAAGTTAAGGGAGCAGGCGAAGTAGTTAACAAGCCAGCTAAAGAAGCAGTAACTTACGTTTTAGGCAAATTACAAGA
This genomic interval carries:
- a CDS encoding ArsR/SmtB family transcription factor, whose product is MNNETNFVESCKCNIIHEDTVIKVKDSLPQEETLYDLAELFKVFGDSTRIKIICALFESELCVCDMAALLGMTQSAISHQLRTLKSARLVKFRRQGKVIYYSLDDEHIKHIFDEGFKHITE
- a CDS encoding heavy metal translocating P-type ATPase; translation: MENEIKLSLKGLDCANCANKIERKVNDMEDVYEADMNFSLGKLTVKLHENKDRDKVFNLIKDIVNKLEPDVIVINEKDNISYNLNTNETNHNNKCNKTCCNHDSCSSHNHEKHHVHSHDNQDNFIETEECEPNSKIKLFDKKKFFYENQIFIIGLILYIIAVLFKENSYLNISIFVLSYILIGGDVLKTAFNNILIGEIFDENFLMTIATIGALAIGEYPEAVGVMMFYKIGELFQGYAVNKSRKSITSLMNIRPEYANVITEYGEKRVSPEEVNIDELIVIKPGERIPLDGIVVEGKGSVDTSALTGESLPREINIDDELLSGSINLSSVIKLKVTKIFSESTVSKILNLVENSSSKKAKTEKFITKFSRLYTPIVVFLAIAVAIIPPIIISGEVFSDWIYRALIFLVISCPCALVISVPLGLFAGIGGASKKGILIKGGNYIEVLKNVDTIVFDKTGTLTKGVFKVTEINSIDMKKEDFLRIVALGESFSTHPIAQSIVKEFNGILEKRYVENYQELSGHGIKAIIEGKNVILGNYKLLEDNNINIEKVEKPGTVVYVVINNKYSGNIVIADEIKEDSIEAINKLKNIGIKKTVMLTGDNKIVANSIGKSIGVDEVKSELLPNDKVLEIEKLISSSTSKGKVMFVGDGINDAPVLARADIGIAMGGIGSDAAIEAADVVLMKDNPTALVDAIKIAKKTNAILWQNIIFALGVKVFVLVLGALGIANMWEAVFADVGVTLIAILNSMRSLKN
- a CDS encoding redox-sensing transcriptional repressor Rex; this translates as MDKNKNISMAVIKRLPKYHRYLNELMKNDVDRISSKELGEKIGFTASQIRQDLNCFGDFGQQGYGYNVKELYTQINSILGLDKEYNAVLIGAGNIGQAIANYSRFDKLGIMITAIFDANPKLIGIKIRDIEIRDIDELGSFLKSDSVDIGVICVPKKSAQKVSDELVNGGIRGIWNFAPIDLVVPEDVKVENVHLSESVSTLIYQLHQQR
- a CDS encoding short-chain-enoyl-CoA hydratase, which produces MELKNVILEKEGHLAIVTINRPKALNALNSETLTDLDTVLENLENDSNIYAVILTGSGEKSFVAGADISEMKDLNEKQGREFGELGNKVFLRLENLDKPVIAAISGFALGGGCELSMACDIRIASEKAKFGQPEAGLGITPGFGGTQRLARIVGLGKAKEMIYTCDIIKAEEAYRIGLVNKVVSLESLMDEAKAMANKIIANAPIAVKLCKDAINRGMQVDIDKAVLIEAEDFGKCFSSEDQTEGMTAFLERREKNFQNK
- a CDS encoding acyl-CoA dehydrogenase, translating into MNFQLTREQELVQQMVREFAENEVKPIAAEVDETERFPMENVEKMGKIGMMGIPFAKEFGGAGGDVLSYIMTVEELSKVCATTGVIVSAHTSLCASVINEHGTPDQKAKYLPELCQGKKIGAFGLTEPGAGTDAAGQQTTAVLDGDHYVLNGSKIFITNGGVAETFIIFAMTDKSQGTKGISAFIVEKSFPGFSIGKLEDKMGIRGSSTTELVMEDCIVPKENLIGKEGKGFGIAMKTLDGGRIGIAAQALGIAEGAFEEAVNYMKERKQFRRPLSAQQGLQWYIAEMDVKIEAARHLVYKAACKKQNGQPYSVDAARAKLFAAEVAMDVTTKAVQIFGGYGYTKDYPVERMMRDAKITEIYEGTSEVQKMVIAGSILR
- a CDS encoding electron transfer flavoprotein subunit beta/FixA family protein, with the translated sequence MNIVVCVKQVPDTTAVKIDPKTGTLIRDGVPSIMNPEDKHALEGALQLKETLGAKVTVISMGLPMAKATLREALCMGADEAILLTDRALGGADTLATSKALAGVIAKLDYDLVFAGRQAIDGDTAQVGPEIAEHLNIPQVTYVQGVEAKGEGTLLVNRALEDGYEKIEIKTPCLLTAIEELNEARYMNVANIFSTNDNEIKVMSAGDIDVDKAELGLKGSPTKVKKSMTKEVKGAGEVVNKPAKEAVTYVLGKLQEKHYI